A window of Juglans regia cultivar Chandler chromosome 7, Walnut 2.0, whole genome shotgun sequence contains these coding sequences:
- the LOC108995053 gene encoding peptide methionine sulfoxide reductase B5-like codes for MIYKSGRSNRRVKEWQLICLAVIVAELVGMAAPGSVQKTEEEWRAVLSPEQFRILRNKGTELKGTGEYDKFFEEGIYSCAGCGTPLYKSTTKFNSGCGWPAFYEGFPGAITRTPDPDGRRTEITCTACGGHLGHVFKGEGFKTPTDERHCVNSVSIKFAPANSTPSL; via the exons atgatttacaaaTCGGGTCGTTCGAATCGAAGGGTCAAAGAGTGGCAGCTCATTTGTCTGGCTGTGATAGTAGCAGAGTTGGTTGGAATGGCTGCACCGGGTTCGGTTCAGAAAACAGAGGAGGAGTGGAGGGCTGTTCTCTCTCCCGAGCAATTTCGGATTCTTCGAAACAAAGGGACAGA GCTAAAAGGAACTGGGGAATATGATAAGTTCTTCGAGGAAGGGATTTACAGCTGTGCTGGTTGTGGAACACCACTCTATAAATCCACAACCAAATTTAATTCTGGATGTGGTTGGCCTGCTTTCTATGAGGGATTCCCTGGAGCCATAACTCGCACT CCGGACCCAGATGGAAGGAGAACTGAGATCACATGCACAGCTTGTGGGGGGCACTTGGGCCATGTTTTCAAGGGGGAGGGATTCAAAACTCCCACAGATGAACGCCACTGTGTCAATAGTGTTTCCATCAAGTTTGCTCCTGCAAACTCTACTCCTTCACTATGA